One window of Quercus robur chromosome 12, dhQueRobu3.1, whole genome shotgun sequence genomic DNA carries:
- the LOC126708499 gene encoding RING-H2 finger protein ATL29-like — MATDPSPSTVNPTAAPPVAALLTAILLVFFLLGFLSVYLCRCFIQNVTGTFQIQGTPSGNVIGAAAKTGLDPSLIQSFPTFLYSSVKDFRKEEYGLECAICLLEFEDDSLLRLLSVCYHVFHQECIDLWLESHKTCPVCRRDLDLPPDSLDKYSKELIYNLNHMHDSHHENNNQSLEDVVRIDVKEDEHGGESQDEHALQRKQMDEDKKVEIIARSHTTGHSMVRTRARQDSVDRYTLRLPEHVKIRLIRGDNCTKSCTTFGEFSKHTTTNNGFLAEV; from the coding sequence ATGGCGACAGATCCCTCCCCATCAACAGTAAATCCAACCGCTGCACCGCCTGTAGCCGCACTTCTAACAGCAATCctccttgttttctttttactagGTTTCCTCTCTGTATACCTCTGCAGGTGTTTCATTCAGAACGTAACCGGCACATTTCAAATCCAAGGAACACCCTCTGGCAATGTCATTGGCGCAGCTGCTAAAACTGGCCTTGATCCTTCTTTAATACAGTCATTTCCAACGTTTTTATATTCAAGTGTCAAAGATTTCCGCAAAGAGGAATACGGTCTAGAATGTGCAATTTGCTTGTTGGAGTTTGAGGATGATAGTTTGCTTCGCCTTTTGTCGGTTTGTTACCATGTTTTTCATCAAGAATGCATCGACCTTTGGCTTGAATCTCACAAAACGTGCCCGGTTTGTCGTAGGGACCTTGATTTGCCACCGGACTCATTGGATAAATACTCTAAGGAGCTCATTTATAACCTCAATCACATGCATGATAGTCATCATGAAAATAATAATCAGTCATTAGAAGATGTTGTACGCATTGATGTCAAAGAAGATGAACATGGAGGAGAAAGCCAAGATGAACATGCTTTACAGAGGAAACAAATGGATGAAGATAAAAAAGTGGAAATAATTGCAAGGTCACACACAACGGGGCATTCTATGGTTAGAACAAGAGCAAGGCAGGATAGCGTGGATAGGTATACACTGAGATTGCCAGAGCATGTAAAGATAAGACTTATAAGAGGAGACAACTGCACAAAAAGTTGTACAACATTTGGGGAATTCTCAAAACATACAACAACAAACAATGGATTCCTTGCCGAGGTGTAG